A section of the Polynucleobacter sp. AP-Jannik-300A-C4 genome encodes:
- a CDS encoding proteasome-type protease gives MTYCVGLCLKDGLVFLSDTRTNAGVDQIGTFRKMSLFQKDKDRFFTLMSAGNLAITQAVKEILLQGQLLNGKNLWNVDSTHDAAVVIGDAIKQVYDRDHKALEKAGIDFNCNLIFGGQIKGERPRLFNIYSAGNFIEATPETCYFQIGESKYGKPILDRVISFDTPLNLATKCALISMDSTLNSNISVGLPLDLMVYEKNSLQASKLVTMDESNPYFQMIHQLWGEKLRAAFNSIAEPSWSGATPSRSIASPAKKMGAVPIHRNSKVAKEGVAPVKAAVKASPKKRVAAKTKR, from the coding sequence ATGACGTATTGCGTTGGGCTTTGCCTAAAGGATGGCTTGGTGTTTTTATCTGACACTCGCACTAATGCGGGTGTTGATCAGATCGGCACCTTTAGAAAGATGTCTTTATTTCAGAAGGATAAAGATCGCTTTTTTACCCTGATGAGCGCTGGCAATCTTGCCATTACTCAAGCCGTGAAAGAAATCCTACTACAAGGGCAACTTCTGAATGGAAAGAATCTGTGGAATGTAGACAGCACTCACGATGCAGCCGTTGTCATTGGCGATGCCATTAAGCAAGTTTATGACCGGGATCACAAGGCACTGGAAAAGGCTGGTATTGATTTCAATTGCAATCTCATTTTTGGTGGACAGATTAAGGGCGAGCGCCCAAGACTCTTTAACATCTATTCAGCTGGCAACTTTATTGAGGCCACGCCAGAGACTTGTTACTTCCAGATTGGTGAGTCTAAATATGGCAAGCCAATCTTAGACAGGGTCATTAGCTTTGATACTCCACTCAATCTAGCCACCAAGTGCGCCCTCATCTCGATGGATTCAACACTCAACAGTAATATCTCTGTTGGCCTGCCACTAGACCTCATGGTTTATGAAAAGAACTCATTACAGGCTAGCAAACTCGTCACCATGGATGAGTCCAACCCCTACTTCCAAATGATTCATCAATTGTGGGGCGAGAAATTACGTGCTGCATTTAATTCCATTGCGGAACCTAGCTGGTCAGGCGCAACGCCATCACGCTCGATTGCATCCCCTGCCAAGAAGATGGGTGCAGTGCCCATTCATCGCAATAGCAAGGTCGCAAAAGAGGGGGTTGCACCAGTTAAGGCGGCGGTTAAAGCTAGCCCAAAGAAGAGAGTGGCTGCAAAAACTAAGCGTTAA
- a CDS encoding transglutaminase family protein: MHLKIRHRTEYRYETPVRYSIQELRLTPPDVAGQIIDKWKVSTPIKASTSHDAFGNLYSVFVQESSYTSMMIEAEGEVHTQDAFEFIDEPKAVSPYHLLQQTNLTEPTAEMLEYFAASLPKKNSVDQVLALAAAVQETILYSPGQTNFATTAAQSFAMKSGVCQDHAHIMLGLCRASGIPARYVSGYFFAEDAPNLASHAWIDFCTDIDNGLWTSIDITNACFTDARHVRLAIGRDYYSAAPVKGVRSGGGGEELSASISITQAK, from the coding sequence ATGCACCTGAAGATTCGCCACCGCACAGAATACCGCTATGAAACACCGGTACGCTACTCTATTCAAGAGTTGCGACTAACACCACCAGATGTAGCCGGTCAAATAATCGATAAGTGGAAAGTCAGCACCCCCATTAAGGCAAGCACTTCACATGATGCTTTTGGTAATCTCTATAGCGTTTTTGTGCAAGAGAGTTCATACACATCAATGATGATTGAGGCAGAGGGTGAGGTTCATACTCAAGATGCTTTTGAGTTTATTGATGAGCCCAAGGCAGTCTCCCCTTACCACCTACTTCAACAAACAAATCTGACTGAGCCAACTGCAGAGATGCTGGAGTATTTTGCAGCCTCTCTTCCCAAGAAAAATTCAGTGGATCAGGTCTTAGCTTTAGCTGCCGCAGTACAAGAGACTATTCTGTACTCACCAGGGCAAACCAATTTTGCAACCACCGCTGCCCAATCCTTTGCCATGAAATCCGGTGTTTGCCAAGACCATGCGCACATCATGCTTGGGCTGTGTCGTGCCTCAGGTATTCCGGCACGTTATGTCAGTGGCTATTTCTTTGCTGAAGATGCGCCTAACCTCGCAAGCCATGCCTGGATTGATTTCTGCACTGATATTGATAATGGTCTATGGACCAGTATTGATATCACCAATGCCTGCTTTACCGATGCACGTCATGTTCGCCTAGCGATTGGCAGGGACTACTACTCGGCAGCACCTGTCAAAGGGGTTCGCTCTGGCGGAGGTGGTGAAGAGTTAAGCGCCAGCATCTCGATTACCCAAGCCAAGTGA